The Sphingobacterium bambusae genome includes a window with the following:
- a CDS encoding RagB/SusD family nutrient uptake outer membrane protein translates to MKLSKITYALVALSIAFTGCDKFLDRPPLTTEQDETAWVTEDNVRLYANKFLPDFFVGYNTGFTTTSAPLMGYTFSDDVLSLGNQSNFTRAVPISAIWSYSNIRSLNVMVDRIENRMGAILSDEAKSHWLGVAKFYRAWRYAQLVFTYGDVPYYDYPVSDTDLDALYKPRDQRDMVMDAVFDDLKYAMEVVRLNDGDQNLNRYVVAGMIARIALQEGTWQKYYYENNARAQKFLELAVTAADLLMSSGRYDIVTEYRALFTAESLKDNRDCIFYRHYDEAIAVQHSIATYSNLRETLAIGPTTDLLKSYLCHDGRVWENSSLADADKFDLSTMIKTRDPRFEATFHRNPSALNRASLFYITKFLPRNIEAIHENPANSPVVNFTSNRNTTDYPVLRYAEVLLNWIEAKAELSTLGGVAVTQDDIEKSINKIRQRPVAAEAIARGVEKTAGLQLNSIPADPQRDISVSPLLWEIRRERRMEFAFEYSRVADLERWKKLEYMDTQANPDLLSGGWINFQAQLPALINTDLGVVSLNGTYVAYNGSNAAQMNGFYRHRSNADRLPFINQVNINPYLSPVGRNQIDDYAARGYVLRQTQGWPEN, encoded by the coding sequence ATGAAACTATCAAAAATAACATATGCTTTAGTTGCACTATCTATTGCCTTCACTGGATGTGACAAATTTCTAGATAGACCTCCCCTGACGACAGAACAGGATGAAACCGCTTGGGTAACGGAGGACAACGTACGTTTGTATGCAAATAAATTCCTGCCTGATTTTTTTGTAGGATATAATACTGGATTTACCACAACTTCTGCTCCATTGATGGGGTATACGTTTAGCGACGATGTCCTGTCCTTGGGTAACCAGAGCAATTTTACGCGAGCTGTACCCATAAGTGCTATTTGGAGCTATTCCAATATTCGATCATTAAATGTTATGGTGGATCGAATCGAAAATAGAATGGGTGCGATTCTTTCTGACGAAGCCAAGTCGCATTGGTTGGGCGTAGCCAAGTTCTACAGAGCCTGGCGCTATGCACAGCTTGTGTTTACATATGGCGATGTCCCCTATTACGATTATCCTGTTAGCGATACCGATTTGGATGCGCTTTATAAGCCGAGAGATCAGCGTGACATGGTGATGGATGCGGTGTTTGATGATCTGAAGTATGCTATGGAGGTTGTTCGTTTAAATGATGGCGACCAGAACTTAAATAGGTATGTTGTGGCCGGTATGATTGCGCGGATAGCTCTGCAAGAAGGTACCTGGCAAAAATATTACTACGAAAACAATGCGCGAGCGCAGAAATTCCTGGAATTGGCGGTCACTGCTGCAGATTTACTCATGAGTAGTGGGCGCTATGATATCGTCACAGAGTATCGCGCGCTATTTACTGCTGAAAGCTTGAAGGATAATCGAGATTGTATTTTCTACAGACATTACGACGAAGCGATTGCTGTGCAGCATTCTATTGCGACCTATTCCAATCTAAGAGAGACCTTGGCGATAGGGCCGACAACAGATCTGCTAAAATCTTACTTATGTCATGACGGGCGTGTGTGGGAGAATTCATCACTTGCTGACGCGGATAAATTTGACTTGTCCACGATGATAAAAACTCGTGATCCGCGTTTCGAGGCTACGTTCCATCGTAATCCTTCCGCGTTGAATAGGGCGTCGTTGTTTTACATCACGAAGTTTCTTCCGAGAAATATTGAGGCAATTCATGAGAATCCGGCAAACTCGCCTGTGGTAAACTTTACGTCTAACCGTAACACGACAGATTATCCTGTGCTACGCTATGCAGAGGTGTTGCTGAACTGGATCGAAGCTAAAGCAGAACTATCCACGTTGGGAGGTGTGGCTGTTACCCAAGACGATATCGAAAAAAGTATAAACAAAATTAGGCAACGGCCGGTTGCGGCGGAAGCTATTGCGAGAGGTGTTGAAAAGACAGCCGGTTTACAATTAAATAGTATACCGGCAGATCCGCAGCGCGATATTTCTGTAAGTCCGCTCTTGTGGGAGATACGTAGAGAGCGGCGGATGGAGTTTGCCTTTGAGTATTCTCGAGTGGCAGACTTAGAACGCTGGAAAAAACTGGAATATATGGATACGCAGGCGAATCCTGATTTGCTATCCGGTGGCTGGATAAATTTTCAAGCGCAGCTTCCGGCATTAATCAATACGGATCTTGGTGTAGTATCGCTTAACGGTACTTATGTAGCCTACAATGGATCCAATGCAGCACAGATGAATGGGTTTTACAGACATCGCAGCAATGCGGATAGGTTGCCGTTTATCAACCAAGTAAATATCAATCCATATTTATCTCCAGTGGGGCGTAACCAAATTGATGATTATGCAGCAAGGGGGTATGTGCTTCGACAAACCCAAGGATGGCCTGAGAACTAA
- a CDS encoding DUF4623 domain-containing protein, whose protein sequence is MKNNILINRYITSMWLLCGIVAVLLSGCKDDFPENVASDKFTELSTIRITNAGADGATSIEGVIDEDRKTISFPRIDPETDFENIQFEAVLSDGAKLDKERYTFPFTEGDSEKTIVIKVTNAPRYKEYFVTLRLRIPVFGADVAKRNVFDFTNNELGNPIYETFVSALTRGSGFDGEHVLVVTRHVAGSHLLKVSDLRNGVANKIPLNLSGVSQGTFAVSVGDIVNGHTYIANLSGNTAASPLKIYHWTDPNVAPQVIANINVGTIAGAGVRHGDNFTINLDDSGNGFIFFGDNAGTKVLRLTVTNYTTVGDPLVITSTVNVGSWSSFTRVGNTDNYLFTGHDAPIMVVNSAGALTHTLGRTAIPIRSSAARVVEFNGERYLLTTTAARTGSEGTVMYLYDITRGANIVDALTAFEQSERRPLLEYSFLGPANTSPSTQTGWAVIKDEEGNDETLLLYSGASDAGFVVMEIPKKEPED, encoded by the coding sequence ATGAAAAATAATATCCTGATTAATAGATATATCACATCGATGTGGCTCCTGTGCGGGATAGTGGCCGTTTTGCTGTCTGGCTGCAAGGATGATTTTCCGGAAAATGTGGCCTCCGACAAGTTTACAGAACTTTCAACAATAAGGATAACGAATGCGGGTGCTGATGGTGCAACTAGTATTGAAGGGGTTATCGATGAAGATCGTAAGACAATTTCTTTTCCTCGAATAGATCCAGAAACGGATTTTGAAAATATTCAATTTGAAGCGGTATTGTCTGATGGCGCTAAATTGGATAAAGAGCGTTATACCTTTCCGTTTACGGAAGGCGACTCGGAGAAAACAATCGTTATCAAAGTGACGAACGCTCCAAGGTACAAGGAGTATTTTGTCACCTTGCGTTTGCGAATTCCCGTTTTTGGTGCAGATGTAGCGAAGCGTAATGTGTTTGACTTTACGAACAATGAATTAGGAAATCCGATCTACGAAACATTTGTGTCGGCCTTAACTCGTGGATCCGGATTTGACGGAGAGCATGTTTTGGTAGTTACGCGTCATGTTGCGGGATCACACCTGTTGAAAGTTAGTGATCTACGGAACGGGGTGGCCAATAAAATTCCATTAAATCTAAGTGGTGTATCTCAGGGTACTTTCGCGGTATCCGTAGGTGATATTGTCAACGGACATACATACATTGCTAATCTTTCCGGTAATACTGCGGCAAGTCCTTTAAAGATTTATCATTGGACCGACCCTAATGTTGCGCCACAAGTTATCGCGAACATCAATGTTGGGACTATTGCCGGTGCAGGTGTTAGGCATGGAGATAACTTCACCATCAATTTAGATGACTCGGGGAATGGTTTTATCTTCTTCGGCGACAATGCAGGGACAAAGGTTTTGCGACTAACGGTTACAAATTATACCACCGTTGGTGATCCGTTAGTAATTACCTCAACGGTGAATGTAGGCTCATGGAGCTCCTTCACGCGGGTGGGTAATACCGATAACTACCTTTTTACAGGGCATGATGCTCCGATTATGGTTGTTAATAGCGCTGGAGCTTTAACGCACACGCTGGGTCGTACGGCAATACCTATCCGCAGCTCGGCCGCAAGAGTGGTGGAGTTCAATGGGGAGCGTTACCTTCTGACAACGACGGCTGCACGTACTGGTTCAGAAGGTACAGTAATGTATCTGTACGATATCACGCGTGGAGCAAATATTGTTGATGCGTTAACCGCTTTTGAACAGTCGGAAAGAAGGCCGCTACTGGAGTACTCCTTTTTGGGTCCAGCAAATACTTCGCCTTCTACACAAACTGGATGGGCTGTGATCAAGGATGAGGAAGGAAACGACGAGACACTTCTGCTTTACTCAGGAGCTAGTGATGCCGGTTTTGTGGTGATGGAAATTCCAAAGAAGGAACCTGAAGATTAA
- a CDS encoding glycoside hydrolase family 10 protein, with the protein MKRKIFMLACSIVLLWASSCSKSSDVPSPEPEPPTGEGALLFPKKEMRAVWMTTAWGLDWPLGDYTEAGQKQKYIQYLDKFKQMNINAIFFQVRAMGDAYYNSAYEPWSASLTGARGNAPSYDVLKFLIDEAHARGIEFHAWMNPYRIATRAGTSTAYPALHSSINASWVVSHEKIQIYNPARPEVRERIVNIVKELISTYPVDGLHLDDYFYPDPASAGTMVSDQQDYETYGTGFGTIQAWRRDNVDKAIQGIHQAVVATRPEVVFSISPAANKDYNFNTLYADLGKWCQQGWVDLLIPQLYQEIGNSSNNFQTNLSIWAQYNYSAALVIGHGLYKFGDASQPAAFQTTQELDRQFNLTKLNKKAVGSAMYSAKYILDNKIGIADRLSVLYENPGVIPFMGRQVAAAPAVPGSSSITSATLRWTNTSGRSVVYRFSDLKAEGQVVAVTNANSLLLNQPGFYVITALNVDNQESGATVPIEFK; encoded by the coding sequence ATGAAAAGAAAGATTTTTATGCTTGCCTGCTCCATTGTGTTGCTTTGGGCTAGCAGTTGTAGTAAAAGTTCGGATGTACCATCTCCAGAACCAGAACCGCCAACCGGCGAAGGAGCACTGTTATTTCCTAAGAAAGAAATGCGTGCCGTCTGGATGACGACGGCTTGGGGCTTAGATTGGCCGCTTGGAGATTACACAGAGGCGGGGCAAAAGCAAAAGTATATTCAATATTTGGACAAGTTCAAGCAGATGAATATAAACGCCATTTTTTTTCAGGTTCGTGCGATGGGCGATGCCTACTATAATTCGGCATATGAACCCTGGAGCGCTTCCCTAACCGGTGCTAGAGGGAATGCTCCAAGTTATGACGTGTTAAAATTCTTGATCGATGAAGCCCACGCTCGAGGCATAGAGTTTCATGCGTGGATGAATCCATATCGAATTGCTACTCGTGCTGGTACATCGACAGCTTATCCGGCATTGCACAGCTCCATCAATGCCAGTTGGGTGGTTAGTCATGAAAAGATTCAAATATACAACCCGGCGCGGCCGGAGGTACGCGAGCGTATTGTCAACATTGTGAAAGAATTGATCTCAACATACCCTGTCGATGGGTTGCACTTGGATGATTATTTTTATCCAGATCCTGCGTCGGCAGGAACCATGGTGTCTGATCAGCAAGATTATGAGACCTATGGGACGGGTTTTGGTACTATTCAAGCATGGCGACGAGATAACGTAGATAAAGCGATACAGGGCATACATCAGGCGGTCGTCGCCACAAGGCCTGAAGTTGTTTTTTCGATATCGCCAGCTGCCAACAAGGATTATAATTTCAATACCTTGTACGCGGATTTAGGAAAGTGGTGTCAACAAGGTTGGGTCGATTTGCTTATTCCGCAACTTTATCAGGAGATTGGCAACAGCTCGAATAATTTTCAGACGAATCTTTCGATTTGGGCACAGTATAATTATAGTGCGGCGCTGGTTATCGGTCACGGTCTTTATAAGTTTGGTGATGCCAGCCAACCGGCAGCATTTCAGACGACGCAGGAACTCGATAGACAGTTCAATTTGACTAAGCTCAATAAAAAGGCTGTAGGTAGTGCGATGTATAGTGCCAAATATATTCTCGACAATAAAATTGGAATCGCCGATAGGCTGTCTGTCTTGTACGAAAATCCTGGGGTTATTCCATTTATGGGGCGGCAAGTGGCCGCTGCGCCTGCAGTCCCCGGATCTTCTAGTATAACGTCCGCTACATTGCGTTGGACAAATACTTCCGGTCGATCGGTTGTTTATCGATTCTCCGATCTCAAGGCGGAAGGGCAGGTCGTTGCGGTCACCAATGCTAATTCTTTGCTGTTAAATCAGCCGGGGTTTTATGTGATCACAGCTTTAAATGTGGACAATCAAGAGAGTGGTGCTACTGTACCAATTGAATTTAAGTAG
- a CDS encoding outer membrane protein assembly factor BamB family protein — translation MGVLNLLVKAGVFCFFLTAVPLLGITQQPFKFAQVTDTHVGSSTGAEDLRCTVRDLNNQKDIDFVLLSGDVTEFGSDEELQLAKQILDSLYLPLYVIPGNHDSNWSESGANSFRKVFNGETFFFRHKGYMFMGTASGPNMRMGPGQVPRENLVWMDSVFAAHSDVETPLIYINHYPQDSSLNNWYEAIDRVKQRNVQLMLCGHGHVNKLYDWEGIPGAMGRSNLRAKDSIGGYNIISIANNKAVYQVRRPAVKTEDPWLQVDLLDHRIGQHDVRSGRPDYSVNEKYKAQVSELWRFEDEADLGAGFAEYKQLLITGNTAGYVFALDNKSGRKIWAYKTGGKIYGTPAVWKRMVVVGSSDGNIYGLDADSGKEKWRIRTPKAVLGSPVVNHGVAFIGSSDGVFRAIDAVSGKIRWTFNEVAGYVSARPTLYNGLVIFGSWGNGFYALNQQTGKLVWSWSNGQSSRMLSAAACYPVVQHDKLYLVAPDRYMTCLNAKTGAVIWRNKMDDVRVRESMGISKDGQYVYVKTMDGNLLGVSTAAEEMHIGWHSTLQLPYELNPTAIETAGSQVLVPSHSGLLSGVDAVSGQVLWQYKLSNSMINPMCVSKGGHVIVSSMDGKIVKLKVK, via the coding sequence GTGGGGGTATTAAATTTATTGGTTAAAGCTGGTGTTTTTTGTTTTTTTCTGACTGCTGTGCCGCTGCTGGGGATTACCCAACAACCATTCAAGTTTGCTCAGGTTACAGATACACATGTGGGCAGTTCTACGGGTGCGGAGGACTTGCGTTGTACAGTTCGGGATCTCAACAATCAAAAAGATATCGACTTCGTTCTGCTCTCGGGCGATGTTACCGAGTTCGGTTCCGATGAAGAGCTTCAGCTTGCCAAACAAATTTTGGACAGCCTGTATTTGCCACTTTACGTAATTCCGGGGAACCACGATAGCAATTGGTCGGAAAGTGGTGCTAATTCCTTTCGTAAGGTTTTTAATGGAGAGACATTTTTCTTCAGGCACAAGGGCTACATGTTTATGGGGACGGCCTCTGGGCCTAATATGCGCATGGGGCCTGGGCAGGTTCCACGGGAAAACCTTGTTTGGATGGATTCGGTTTTTGCCGCCCATTCGGATGTGGAAACTCCGCTCATCTATATCAATCATTATCCGCAGGACTCTTCGCTCAACAATTGGTACGAAGCTATTGATCGCGTAAAGCAGCGTAATGTGCAGCTTATGCTTTGTGGGCATGGTCATGTTAACAAACTTTACGACTGGGAGGGGATTCCAGGGGCTATGGGACGCTCGAACCTGCGTGCTAAAGATTCGATCGGTGGATACAATATCATCAGCATTGCCAATAACAAGGCTGTTTATCAGGTTCGTCGACCCGCCGTAAAAACGGAAGATCCTTGGTTGCAGGTGGACTTGTTGGATCATCGGATTGGGCAACATGATGTTAGGTCTGGCAGACCAGATTATTCGGTCAATGAAAAATATAAAGCACAGGTGTCGGAGCTGTGGCGGTTTGAAGATGAAGCGGATTTGGGCGCAGGTTTCGCGGAGTACAAGCAGCTCCTGATTACCGGAAATACGGCGGGTTACGTATTTGCGCTGGATAACAAAAGCGGCAGAAAAATCTGGGCGTATAAAACCGGTGGAAAGATCTATGGAACACCTGCTGTCTGGAAAAGGATGGTGGTTGTGGGTTCGTCTGACGGCAATATCTACGGTTTAGACGCAGACAGTGGGAAAGAAAAATGGCGAATACGTACGCCAAAAGCGGTGTTGGGTAGTCCGGTCGTTAATCATGGTGTTGCATTTATTGGATCTTCAGACGGTGTTTTTCGCGCTATTGATGCGGTTTCCGGAAAGATCCGATGGACATTCAATGAAGTCGCTGGTTATGTCTCTGCGAGGCCGACCCTTTACAATGGATTGGTAATCTTTGGCTCTTGGGGCAATGGTTTTTACGCCTTAAATCAGCAGACTGGAAAATTGGTCTGGAGCTGGAGCAATGGGCAGTCGAGCCGTATGTTATCTGCGGCGGCCTGCTATCCTGTGGTGCAGCATGATAAGCTCTACCTCGTGGCTCCAGATCGGTACATGACCTGCTTGAATGCTAAAACGGGCGCTGTTATTTGGCGTAACAAAATGGACGATGTGCGTGTTCGGGAATCGATGGGGATCTCCAAAGATGGTCAATATGTCTATGTCAAAACGATGGACGGTAATTTGTTAGGCGTATCAACAGCGGCTGAGGAAATGCATATCGGATGGCATTCTACCTTGCAGTTGCCCTATGAACTTAATCCGACAGCGATAGAAACCGCAGGTTCGCAGGTTTTGGTGCCTAGCCATTCCGGCCTGCTTTCTGGCGTAGATGCGGTAAGTGGGCAGGTATTATGGCAGTATAAGCTGTCTAATTCAATGATTAATCCTATGTGCGTATCGAAAGGCGGGCATGTAATCGTTTCTTCGATGGATGGCAAAATCGTTAAGTTGAAAGTGAAGTAG
- the murQ gene encoding N-acetylmuramic acid 6-phosphate etherase, with the protein MIRVTEKESNYQDLDKMSVHDLLTNMNKEDRSVPLAVEKAIPQLERLVKVTVEKMSQGGRLFYIGAGTSGRLGILDASECPPTFGVPFDWVIGLIAGGDTAIRRAVEFAEDDKEQAWKDMLAYNVNKNDVVIGIAASGTTPYVIGGLTRANEEGLITGCIVCNTDSPIAQVAQYPVEVVVGPEFVTGSTRMKSGTAQKLVLNMLSTSVMIQLGRVKGNKMVDMQLSNVKLVDRGVRMVMDETGADEETATILLERYGNVRKAIENSKAFKE; encoded by the coding sequence ATGATACGAGTTACGGAAAAGGAGTCGAATTATCAGGACTTGGATAAAATGTCTGTTCATGATCTCTTGACGAACATGAATAAGGAGGATCGTTCGGTTCCATTGGCTGTGGAGAAAGCTATTCCGCAGTTGGAGCGGTTGGTTAAAGTGACGGTTGAGAAAATGAGCCAAGGTGGTCGACTCTTCTATATTGGTGCCGGAACAAGCGGTCGTTTAGGAATATTGGATGCCTCCGAGTGTCCTCCAACTTTTGGTGTGCCCTTCGATTGGGTAATTGGATTGATAGCCGGAGGCGATACAGCGATACGGAGAGCCGTAGAGTTTGCCGAAGATGATAAAGAACAAGCATGGAAGGACATGCTGGCCTACAACGTGAACAAAAACGATGTGGTTATTGGTATAGCTGCTTCTGGTACGACGCCTTACGTTATTGGCGGGCTGACGCGTGCCAACGAAGAAGGCCTGATCACTGGCTGTATCGTTTGTAACACGGATTCGCCCATAGCGCAGGTGGCGCAGTATCCTGTAGAAGTGGTCGTGGGACCAGAGTTTGTTACAGGTTCCACGCGCATGAAATCGGGTACGGCCCAAAAGTTGGTTCTCAATATGTTGAGCACGTCGGTGATGATACAGCTGGGGCGCGTCAAAGGAAATAAAATGGTGGACATGCAGCTTTCTAACGTGAAGCTGGTTGATCGTGGCGTACGCATGGTGATGGATGAAACCGGAGCCGATGAGGAAACGGCAACCATCTTGTTGGAACGCTACGGCAATGTTCGTAAAGCCATAGAGAATAGCAAAGCTTTTAAAGAGTAG
- a CDS encoding sodium:solute symporter — MSPFILLAFLFVYFGMLLAVSYFTSRNSSDNSTFFVANRNSKWYMVAFGMIGTALSGVTFISVPGAVGTSNFSYFQFVLGNALGFLVIAYVLLPLYYRMNLTSIYTYLEERLGHKSYKTGAMIFLVSRTIGSAFRLYLVAIILQKFIFDAWAVPFGVTVGGCLVLIWLYTNKGGLKTIIITDTLQTFCLLLAVLLSIYFMADGLGISVLDAFERVKESSYAQIVVWEDLLGNKNHFWKHVIGGAFATIAMTGLDQDLMQKNLSMRTIGEAQKNMLTFTAIFVVINLFFLAVGALLYIYVADKGIDISMLRTPDYLYPEIALNNLSVAAGIIFMMGLTAATFATTDSALTALTTSYCVDFLNFNKKENPNDPALVRQRNIVHFVFSVVMLLVILVFRLINDDSVVTAIFTAASYTYGPLLGLFAFGILTRYTVNDKLVPYFCLLSPAIWFVLNTYYIIPHTAYRIGFELIVYNGLTTFLLLWITSPGKLEKGSRTF; from the coding sequence ATGTCACCTTTTATACTATTAGCCTTCTTATTTGTCTATTTTGGGATGCTGCTTGCAGTGTCATATTTTACCTCACGCAATTCGTCGGATAACTCCACTTTTTTTGTTGCAAACCGTAACTCCAAGTGGTACATGGTTGCCTTCGGGATGATTGGTACTGCACTTTCTGGTGTAACTTTTATCTCGGTTCCGGGTGCGGTGGGTACCTCCAACTTTAGCTATTTTCAATTTGTTCTGGGAAACGCATTGGGATTCTTGGTTATAGCCTACGTTTTGCTTCCACTGTATTATCGGATGAACCTCACGTCGATCTATACCTATTTGGAAGAGCGTCTTGGGCATAAGAGCTATAAAACTGGGGCGATGATCTTTTTGGTGTCGCGCACGATCGGATCGGCCTTTCGGCTGTACTTGGTGGCCATCATTCTCCAGAAATTTATTTTTGATGCATGGGCAGTTCCCTTTGGGGTTACTGTGGGCGGTTGCTTGGTGCTTATTTGGTTATACACGAATAAAGGCGGATTGAAGACGATCATTATTACCGATACCCTGCAAACGTTCTGTTTGCTGTTAGCGGTGCTTTTGTCAATCTATTTTATGGCGGACGGCCTTGGTATTTCCGTGTTGGACGCATTTGAGCGTGTCAAAGAAAGTTCGTATGCGCAGATTGTGGTGTGGGAAGATTTATTGGGCAATAAGAACCACTTCTGGAAACACGTCATTGGCGGCGCATTTGCCACTATTGCCATGACCGGGCTAGATCAAGATCTGATGCAGAAGAACCTCAGCATGCGCACCATCGGCGAAGCTCAAAAGAATATGCTGACCTTTACAGCGATCTTTGTTGTGATCAACCTTTTTTTCTTGGCTGTGGGAGCTCTGCTCTACATTTATGTTGCCGATAAAGGGATCGATATTTCCATGTTGCGCACGCCCGATTACCTTTATCCGGAAATTGCGTTGAATAATCTCTCGGTCGCTGCAGGTATCATCTTTATGATGGGTTTGACCGCGGCCACATTTGCGACAACAGATTCTGCATTAACCGCGCTAACCACCTCGTACTGTGTTGATTTTCTGAATTTCAACAAGAAGGAAAACCCGAATGACCCTGCATTGGTGCGTCAACGAAATATTGTGCATTTTGTGTTTAGCGTGGTGATGCTTTTGGTTATTCTTGTTTTTAGATTGATAAACGATGATTCGGTGGTTACGGCCATATTTACGGCTGCCAGCTATACCTATGGCCCGTTACTTGGTCTTTTTGCCTTCGGTATCTTGACTCGCTATACCGTGAACGATAAGCTGGTGCCTTACTTCTGCTTGTTATCCCCGGCGATTTGGTTTGTGCTGAATACGTATTATATCATACCGCATACAGCTTACCGTATCGGTTTTGAGCTGATCGTCTACAACGGATTAACGACATTCCTGTTGCTCTGGATTACCTCGCCCGGAAAGTTGGAGAAGGGAAGCCGTACATTTTAG
- a CDS encoding purine-nucleoside phosphorylase produces the protein MYHLIVEAVSAIRRKVGDFAPEFGIILGTGLGKLVNEIEVEHQLMYANIPNFPISTVEFHTGKLIFGKLNGRNVVAMQGRLHYYEGYNMQEITFPVRVMKALGIQKLFVSNASGSLNPSILKGDIGIIDDHINLLPDNPLRGPNDEDFGPRFPDMSEPYSRGMIHQALDIADRLKIRAHKVVYVSAPGPNLETRAEYRYMRIIGGDIVGMSTVPEVIVANHMGLPVFAISAITDEGFHADLKPVSLQEIVDVAAAAEPKMTKILKELIALQ, from the coding sequence ATGTATCATTTAATCGTAGAGGCGGTTAGCGCCATCCGTCGTAAAGTAGGTGACTTTGCTCCCGAGTTTGGAATCATCCTGGGCACCGGCTTGGGTAAGCTGGTTAACGAAATCGAAGTCGAACATCAATTGATGTATGCCAATATTCCCAATTTTCCCATCTCTACCGTTGAATTTCATACGGGCAAGCTTATCTTCGGCAAGCTCAACGGCAGGAACGTGGTGGCGATGCAGGGACGTTTGCACTACTACGAAGGGTATAACATGCAAGAGATTACCTTTCCGGTACGTGTGATGAAGGCGCTCGGAATTCAAAAACTTTTCGTTTCCAATGCTTCAGGATCCTTAAATCCAAGCATTCTGAAGGGAGATATCGGCATTATTGACGACCATATCAATCTATTGCCCGATAATCCTTTGCGCGGACCAAATGATGAAGATTTTGGACCCCGCTTCCCAGATATGAGTGAGCCTTATAGTAGGGGCATGATTCATCAGGCATTGGATATTGCCGATAGGCTGAAGATCAGAGCGCATAAGGTGGTGTATGTATCTGCTCCAGGGCCTAATTTGGAAACACGGGCGGAATACCGTTACATGCGTATTATAGGTGGCGATATTGTGGGTATGAGCACCGTGCCGGAAGTGATTGTGGCGAATCATATGGGTTTGCCTGTCTTCGCTATTTCTGCCATAACAGATGAAGGTTTTCATGCTGACTTAAAGCCGGTATCGCTCCAAGAGATCGTGGACGTGGCAGCTGCAGCGGAACCAAAAATGACAAAGATTCTAAAAGAATTGATCGCATTGCAATAA